The DNA segment TTTCTTTAATATCAAACATCCACAAAATACCGAATTTTTCTTCTTTTAAGTTTGTTTCTAAGGCACTAATTGCCTCCTCAACACTTTTCTTTGTTTCAACAGTATAATTAAACAAATGACTACCTCCTTTAAATTTTTCGTTCTTACCGTATATTATCATAATTATTAAAATAATCTCCAGTAATCTATACTAACTGTTGTTAACGAAAAATTCTTCAAATAAATGAGCTGTCCCAAAAGTCATAGAAAGTGACTTTTAAGGGCAGCCCTCTTTCATATAGTTTGGGAATGTGGCATTTGCACACAATCTCTTAATAGTAGTAGGAGTCCGACAACTGCTTTTTAATAGCAATAAGTAAAAACATAAAAACAGGTGAAGAAAAACGACTCGTTTTCCTTCACCTGTTTTATTTTAGGGACTTATTAGACAGCCCCTTTTTTGATTAACAACAAGCTTAAGAAGCTTTCCATACTCCCCGTTCCCACTTGTCAATAAATTGTTCAAACGTAAGACCGTAACGTTCTCTAATCTTATGATACACAAAATAATGTCCTAAGCTTTCGATCAAACGATCCTCCATCTAATTCACTCCTTTTATCAAACTTAATTTACTTACTACATAATATTCATGTCATGGTTACATTAGTTCAATTAGTTTTATATTTTCAGTATGGTCGAAAAAACTATCTTTCATTACAGTTAAATCAAAAAAGATCGTAGTGGATTCAACATCCATTACGACCTTCTTTTGATAATTAGTAAGTTACACTACTGGAATTGCTTTTTTCTTATCATGACTCTTATCTCTAGTAAAATATTGAATAGCGAATAATGATAGGAACAAAGTTAAACCGATCGTATCTGATATTCCTTCTGGATAAATAAGGAGTATACCAGCGCCGACAGCTAAAATACGTTCATACCATTTCACTTGACGATACCAGTAGCCAATCATACCGGCTCCTATGGAAATCATACCAGAAATTGCAGTAATTAATACCCAAATCAACTGTGGAATCGTGGTATCAATCATTAATAATTCGGGTGATAAAACGAACATATACGGAATGATAAATGCCGCTATGGCAAGTTTTGCTGAAACGAAACCTGTTCTAATTGGATCGCCACCGGAAACTCCAGATGCTGCAAATGCAGCTAAAGCAACTGGTGGTGTAATATCAGCAACAATACCAAAGTAGAACACGAATAAATGTGCAGATAATGCAATTGCTATAGGAACCGCTGCCCCTTCTGGCAAATCAAGCATTAACAGCGTTATGACAGCTGGTGCTGCAATGGTCGATGTTATGACATAGTTTGCTGTCGTTGGTGAACCCATACCTAGAACAATAGCTGCTAACATGGTAAAGAATAGCGTTAGTAAGATATTCCCACCTGAAGCTGAAACTAATCCGTTTGCTAAACTTAAACCAAGACCTGTTTTCACAACAACTCCGACAATAATACCTGCCGCTGCAGTTGCTGCTGCTACCGCAAGAGCTGTTCGCGCTCCATCTACAAGAGCTTCAATCATATCCTTGAAACTAAGACGTGTAGCTTTATTAAATGCACTAACAATTATGGTCAATAGAATACCATACAACGCAGCGCGCATCGTTGGTACTCCATTTAGTAAGAAGAAGATAATTCCGACAATTGGAAGTAATAAATATATTTTCTTTAATACCGCTTTACGATCTGGCATTTCTTCCTTTGACAAACCACGTAAACCTAAACGTTTTGCTTCAAAATGCGTCATAATCCAAATACCTGTGAAATATAATAGTGCTGGAATCGCTGCTGCCTTTGCAATATCCCAATACTGAATACCACCGATGAATTCTACCATTAAGAATGCTGCAGCTCCCATAATTGGTGGCATAAGTTGTCCACCAGTTGATGCAGCCGCTTCTACCCCACCGGCAAATTCTTTTCTATAGCCAAGTTTTTTCATCATTGG comes from the Paenisporosarcina antarctica genome and includes:
- a CDS encoding TRAP transporter permease, producing the protein MSDKTNGTEHSEQFEQLSVEEQRQILQKYDPESNTRDLQGIMLKVVFFGLLAFSLFQLYTAIFGQYTAYLQRSIHLGFALSLIFLLFPAIKKGNKTKRRIPFYDYILSLLSIGVGSYWPIMADELYYRVGNVTTLDLVVGILAVLLTLEATRRAVGMPITVIATAFLAYAFFGPYFPGFLAHRGQDLESLVQLMFFTTDGILGTPLSVSATFIFVFLLFGAFLVKTGVGQYFNDLAVAFAGHLIGGPAKVAIFSSALQGTISGSSVANVVTSGSYTIPMMKKLGYRKEFAGGVEAAASTGGQLMPPIMGAAAFLMVEFIGGIQYWDIAKAAAIPALLYFTGIWIMTHFEAKRLGLRGLSKEEMPDRKAVLKKIYLLLPIVGIIFFLLNGVPTMRAALYGILLTIIVSAFNKATRLSFKDMIEALVDGARTALAVAAATAAAGIIVGVVVKTGLGLSLANGLVSASGGNILLTLFFTMLAAIVLGMGSPTTANYVITSTIAAPAVITLLMLDLPEGAAVPIAIALSAHLFVFYFGIVADITPPVALAAFAASGVSGGDPIRTGFVSAKLAIAAFIIPYMFVLSPELLMIDTTIPQLIWVLITAISGMISIGAGMIGYWYRQVKWYERILAVGAGILLIYPEGISDTIGLTLFLSLFAIQYFTRDKSHDKKKAIPVV